The Panicum virgatum strain AP13 chromosome 5K, P.virgatum_v5, whole genome shotgun sequence genome has a window encoding:
- the LOC120708118 gene encoding nucleobase-ascorbate transporter 2-like: MAEAKPEEISHPPMEQLQGFEYCIDSNPPWGEAIILAFQHYILALGTAVMIPAVLVPMMGGDDGDRVRVVQTLLFVTGINTLLQSLFGTRLPTVIGGSYAFVIPIVAIIQDSSLAPIPDGHERFLETMRAIQGALIVSSSIQIILGYSQLWGIFSRFFSPVGMAPVVALLGFGLFERGFPVVGRCVEVGLPMLILFVVLSQYLKNVQIKDIPILERFSLFICIALVWAYAQILTSGGAYKNSTEVTQINCRTDRANLISSAPWIKIPYPLQWGAPTFNAGQSFGMVSAVLVSLIESTASYKAAARLASATPPPAHILSRGIGWQGIGILLDGLFGTGTGSTVSVENVGLLGSTRIGSRRVIQISAGFMIFFSMLGKFGALFASIPFTIFAAVYCVLFGLVAAVGLSFLQFTNMNSMRNLFIVGVSIFLGLSVPEYFFRYTMAAQRGPAHTKAGWFNDYINTIFSSPPTVGLIVAVFLDNTLETKGAANDRGLPWWARFRSFKGDSRNEEFYSLPFNLNRFFPPA; this comes from the exons ATGGCGGAGGCGAAGCCGGAGGAGATCAGCCATCCGCCCATGGAGCAGCTCCAGGGGTTCGAGTACTGCATAGACTCCAACCCTCCCTGGG GCGAGGCGATCATACTGGCCTTCCAGCACTACATACTGGCGCTCGGCACGGCGGTGATGATCCCGGCGGTGTTGGTTCCCATGATGGGTGGCGACGAT GGGGACAGGGTGCGGGTGGTGCAGACGCTGCTGTTCGTGACGGGGATAAACACGCTGCTGCAGTCCCTCTTCGGGACGCGGCTGCCGACGGTGATCGGCGGCTCCTACGCGTTCGTGATCCCGATTGTGGCCATCATCCAGGACTCGTCGCTCGCGCCGATACCCGATGGCCACGAG AGGTTCCTCGAGACCATGAGGGCGATACAGGGGGCACTGATTGTGTCCTCCAGCATTCAGATCATTCTGGGCTACAGCCAACTCTGGGGTATTTTCTCCAG ATTCTTCAGCCCAGTGGGGATGGCGCCAGTGGTTGCGCTGCTCGGATTTGGCCTTTTCGAAAGAGGATTCCCTGTG GTTGGGAGATGCGTTGAGGTCGGCTTGCCAATGTTGATTCTCTTTGTTGTACTCTCTCAG TATCTGAAGAATGTGCAAATAAAAGATATTCCCATACTGGAAAGGTTCTCCCTTTTCATCTGTATTGCTTTGGTATGGGCATATGCTCAAATCCTCACTTCTGGTGGTGCCTATAAGAACAGCACTGAGGTCACTCAGATCAACTGCCGCACTGACCGTGCCAATCTGATCTCCTCTGCCCCATG GATTAAGATTCCTTACCCACTACAATGGGGGGCACCAACCTTCAACGCTGGCCAATCATTTGGTATGGTGTCTGCTGTTTTGGTCTCACTAATAGAG TCCACAGCCTCTTACAAAGCAGCTGCTCGTCTCGCAAGTGCAACTCCACCTCCAGCTCATATCCTGAGTAGAGGCATTGGATGGCAG GGAATCGGCATCCTCCTTGATGGCCTTTTTGGAACGGGGACTGGCTCCACTGTCTCAGT GGAGAACGTTGGTTTGCTTGGATCAACGAGGATCGGGAGCCGACGGGTTATCCAGATCTCTGCCGGTTTCATGATCTTTTTCTCCATGCTGG GAAAATTCGGGGCGCTGTTTGCTTCCATCCCGTTCACCATCTTCGCAGCCGTGTACTGCGTCTTGTTTGGGCTCGTCG CTGCGGTGGGGCTGTCCTTCTTGCAGTTCACTAACATGAACTCCATGCGCAACCTCTTTATCGTCGGCGTCTCCATCTTCCTCGGCCTTTCAGTGCCGGAGTACTTTTTCCGGTACACCATGGCTGCTCAGCGTGGTCCTGCGCACACCAAAGCTGGATGG TTCAACGACTACATCAACACCATCTTCTcgtcgccgccgacggtggGGCTGATCGTGGCCGTGTTCCTGGACAACACGCTGGAGACCAAGGGCGCGGCCAACGACCGGGGCCTGCCGTGGTGGGCGCGGTTCCGGTCGTTCAAGGGGGACAGCAGGAACGAGGAGTTCTACAGCCTGCCGTTCAACCTCAACCGCTTCTTCCCTCCGGCCTGA
- the LOC120708117 gene encoding uncharacterized protein LOC120708117, with protein sequence MASDTEGIAALFSMYNDDEEEEEDADEPNPPSPAPSAAAAAAHAVTSPSPLPSQAGGEDPNPSMAPRSPSLPEESAGRKTLASPHPSPARGQLPPLPSQRSSSPFAVSSPSPLRAPSSALPPDLPRPPRRGALAIVDYAHDEMAMSPEQEDGEIMSGALRSGSDAQPAEGNHEERTPSGTVHIMTSNTQAEMSQNPDAPEQNQVGTNMAVDVTRAEIEDAQMEETTDVSTNGENDDPLSHFLPPPVTRKCSAALQQKINRFLAYKRAGKSFNAEVRNKKDYRNPDFLQHAVRYQEIDQIGTCFSKDVFDPYGYDKADYYDEIETDMKREIERKEQERKKSPKVEFIPGGVQPPIGASMPKIPALAGVATLPVPAEGVKKETRPNKKSKWDKVDGDVKNPAVPIGHNNLSATVSSALLTSAANVGAGYAAFAQQKRKEAEEKRGDYKSDRRS encoded by the exons ATGGCGTCCGACACCGAGGGCATCGCCGCCCTCTTCTCCATGTACAACGAcgacgaggaagaggaggaggacgccgacgaGCCCAACCCCCCTTCCccggcgccgtccgccgccgccgccgcggcgcacgcCGTCACTTCCCCATCGCCGCTGCCCTCCCAGGCCGGGGGCGAGGATCCCAACCCTTCCATGGCGCCTCGGTCGCCTTCCCTCCCCGAGGAGTCGGCGGGCCGCAAAACCCTAGCGAGCCCCCACCCTTCCCCGGCGCGGGGGCAGCTTCCGCCGCTGCCCTCGCAACGCTCTTCGTCTCCCTTTGCGGTCTCTTCCCCGTCCCCGCTGCGGGCCCCATCCTCCGCGCTGCCGCCCGACCTGCCGCGTCCTCCGCGGCGAGGGGCGCTTGCAATCGTGGACTATGCGCACGACGAGATGGCCATGTCGCCCGAGCAGGAG GATGGGGAGATCATGAGCGGTGCACTCAGATCTGGCTCAGATGCTCAGCCTGCTGAGG GGAATCATGAAGAACGAACTCCCTCAGGTACAGTTCATATTATGACCTCAAATACTCAAGCAGAAATGTCTCAGAATCCTGATGCGCCTGAGCAGAACCAAGTAGGGACGAACATGGCAGTAGATGTAACTAGAGCAGAAATTGAAGATGCCCAGATGGAGGAAACTACTGATGTTTCAACTAATGGTGAAAATGATGATCCATTGAGTCATTTCCTTCCTCCACCCGTGACTAGAAAATGCTCTGCAGCATTACAG CAAAAAATTAACAGATTCCTTGCGTACAAAAGAGCTGGAAAGAGCTTTAACGCTGAAGTGCGCAACAAGAAGGATTACAGAAATCCTGACTTCTTGCAGCATGCTGTGCGGTATCAAGAAATTGATCAGATAGGAACCTGTTTCAGCAAGGATGTCTTTGATCCTTACGGGTATGACAAAGCTGACTACTATGATGAGATAG AAACTGACATGAAGCGAGAAATTGAGAGGAAGGAacaggaaaggaaaaaaagcCCAAAAGTTGAATTTATTCCTGGAGGAGTACAACCTCCAATTGGTGCATCAATGCCAAAGATTCCAG CTTTAGCTGGTGTTGCGACACTTCCGGTACCTGCAGAAGGTGTAAAAAAGGAGACTAGGCCAAACAAGAAGTCAAAGTGGGATAAG GTTGATGGGGATGTTAAGAACCCTGCAGTTCCTATTGGGCACAACAATTTATCAGCAACAGTTTCTTCAGCACTTTTGACTTCTGCTGCTAATGTTGGTGCTGGATATGCTGCTTTTGC GcaacaaaagagaaaagaagCTGAAGAGAAGAGAGGTGATTACAAGTCAGACAGAAGATCTTAG